A window of Panacibacter microcysteis contains these coding sequences:
- a CDS encoding ribulokinase: protein MEKAYVIGVDYGTDSVRAIIVDAYNGQEMAASTFEYPRWKKRMYCNPEGNVFRQHPLDYVEGLECIVKDSLHQAGEEVRKHIKAISIDTTGSSPVAVDESGMPLALQEAFAHEPDAMFVLWKDHSAVQEAEEINRHAGNFETNYLKYVGGIYSSEWYWSKLLHILRQHPQVRAGCYSWVEHADWMPFLLTGGTHINQMKRGICTAGHKALWAEEWNGFPPEAFFASLDPLLTGFVSKLPAVVYTADKAAGNLSEAWANRLGLGTNVMVGVGAMDAHMGAVGGQVEPYYLSKVMGTSTCDMLVAPLEDMQGKYVQGICGLVNGSVIPGMIGMEAGQSAFGDVYAWLRNVLAWPLENIARGLVEEQTIQTIVSRMIPTLSQQAASIPLQETDALSVDWFNGRRTPDANALVKAAITGLDLGTDAVKIFRSLAEATCFGAKAIVERFTSQQIPVQGLIGVGGVAKKSPFIMQLMADVINMPIRINQSEQTCAMGAAMFAATVAGIYPKVEVAMQAMGQGFEREYKPDHAKTALYGRRYEKYKELGGYMEAATLVPQV from the coding sequence GGCAATTATTGTTGACGCGTATAATGGCCAGGAGATGGCCGCGTCCACCTTTGAGTATCCGAGATGGAAAAAGCGCATGTACTGCAATCCGGAAGGCAATGTCTTTCGCCAGCACCCGCTGGATTATGTGGAAGGGCTGGAATGCATTGTAAAGGACTCCCTGCACCAGGCTGGTGAGGAGGTGCGCAAACACATCAAAGCCATTTCCATTGATACAACGGGCTCGTCGCCGGTTGCCGTCGATGAAAGTGGGATGCCGCTGGCACTACAGGAAGCGTTTGCGCATGAACCTGATGCCATGTTTGTTTTATGGAAAGACCATTCGGCTGTGCAGGAGGCAGAAGAGATCAACCGGCATGCCGGGAACTTTGAGACCAATTACCTTAAATATGTCGGCGGCATTTACTCCTCCGAATGGTATTGGAGTAAACTGTTGCATATATTAAGACAGCACCCGCAGGTGCGGGCAGGCTGTTATAGCTGGGTGGAACATGCGGACTGGATGCCTTTTTTGTTAACCGGTGGCACGCACATAAATCAAATGAAACGCGGGATTTGCACCGCAGGGCACAAAGCCCTGTGGGCGGAAGAATGGAATGGCTTCCCGCCGGAAGCTTTTTTTGCTTCTCTCGACCCCTTGCTGACCGGTTTTGTATCCAAATTGCCTGCCGTGGTATATACCGCAGACAAGGCGGCAGGAAACCTGTCCGAAGCATGGGCAAACAGGCTGGGATTAGGTACCAATGTAATGGTTGGTGTTGGTGCAATGGATGCGCATATGGGTGCTGTTGGCGGACAGGTCGAGCCCTACTACCTGAGCAAGGTCATGGGTACTTCCACCTGTGACATGCTGGTCGCACCGTTGGAAGACATGCAGGGTAAATATGTACAGGGCATCTGTGGCCTGGTAAATGGCTCTGTTATTCCCGGTATGATCGGGATGGAAGCCGGCCAGTCAGCTTTTGGTGATGTATATGCATGGTTGAGAAATGTGCTCGCCTGGCCCTTGGAAAATATCGCCCGTGGATTGGTGGAGGAGCAGACCATTCAAACGATTGTGAGCCGGATGATCCCAACATTAAGCCAGCAAGCTGCTTCCATTCCCCTTCAGGAAACGGATGCACTCAGTGTAGACTGGTTCAACGGACGTCGCACGCCTGATGCCAATGCACTCGTCAAGGCTGCCATCACCGGTCTTGACCTGGGAACTGATGCGGTAAAAATATTCCGTTCACTGGCTGAAGCAACCTGTTTCGGTGCCAAAGCAATTGTGGAACGCTTTACCAGCCAGCAGATCCCGGTACAGGGGCTCATTGGTGTTGGTGGCGTGGCAAAAAAATCACCGTTTATCATGCAGCTGATGGCCGATGTGATCAATATGCCCATCCGGATCAACCAATCCGAACAAACCTGTGCAATGGGAGCGGCCATGTTTGCCGCGACAGTTGCCGGTATCTACCCAAAGGTGGAGGTAGCGATGCAGGCGATGGGGCAGGGGTTTGAGCGCGAGTACAAGCCTGACCACGCAAAAACAGCGTTATACGGCCGGCGTTATGAAAAATATAAGGAATTGGGTGGTTATATGGAAGCAGCAACCCTGGTCCCGCAAGTTTAA
- a CDS encoding GH116 family glycosyl hydrolase, with the protein MDKAQKRRSFLKSVVLSGSGVAVAPIIQAGKPAETFVTESNGQQKVPLPDRKYNGPYTGEYLSRVAFPIGGIGAGMFCLEGTGAISHMSVRNRPEIFHEPSLFAALAVKGVKNGVKVLEGQVADWKMFGQKGTGNGAAGSTFGLPRFKQAEFMTRFPFSTIRLADPDIPLQVSIKGWSPFIPTDEDNSSLPVGGLEYTFVNKTTQPVDAVFSFNTKNFLADTAGAVNRIAGTKNGFVLQQEGLKEKPETEGHFAVFTNDDQTVVDHCWFRGGWWDPLTMAWNTVRDMKIRATEPVEKDAPGASLFVPFTLRAGGSKTIRLMTGWYIPESNIHIGDVVTDEKKDCTTAEGCCAAPQDLGVQNGQQSASPNYKPWYSSRFANVEEVAGYWRKNYDDLHAKSKLFADTFYRSTLPAEVMEAVAANLTILKSPTSLRQYDGRFWAWEGCGDDGGCCHGSCTHVWNYAQALPHLFPALERTLRNTEFCENQDKAGHQAFRANMPISPLKHDFHAASDGQLGGIMKVYREWRISGDNAWLERIYPVVAKSMDYCISTWDPKGKGVVEEPHHNTYDIEFWGPDGMITSFYLGALTAMLLMGRHLNKDVGKYEALYRKGKVQLETNLYDGEYFYQDIEYKNLEAENPAKAKSFGGEYSAEAVDILKQEGPKYQYGKGCLSDGILGAWIGSMCALPPFVDDQKVRSHLLAVHRYNLKTSLLEHANPQRPAYALGNEGGLLLCTWPKGGKLSLPFVYSDEVWTGIEYQVAAHLMEMGQVQEGLDIVRLCRNRYDGRVRNPFNEYECGHWYARAMSSYGMLQALTGVRYDAVDRTLHIRSRVGDFTSFLSTATGFGTVTLKAGKPSLSVVYGRIEADTILVNGKKVS; encoded by the coding sequence ATGGATAAAGCACAAAAACGCAGATCTTTTTTAAAATCAGTCGTATTGAGTGGTTCGGGTGTTGCCGTAGCGCCAATCATACAGGCTGGTAAGCCAGCAGAAACTTTCGTTACTGAAAGCAACGGGCAGCAAAAAGTACCATTACCTGACAGAAAATATAACGGTCCGTACACGGGGGAATACCTGAGTCGGGTTGCTTTTCCGATCGGAGGGATAGGAGCCGGCATGTTCTGCCTGGAGGGTACGGGTGCCATTTCGCACATGAGCGTACGCAACAGGCCTGAAATATTCCATGAACCATCCCTGTTTGCGGCCCTTGCCGTCAAGGGTGTAAAAAACGGCGTGAAAGTATTGGAGGGCCAGGTAGCTGACTGGAAAATGTTTGGGCAGAAAGGAACGGGTAATGGTGCTGCCGGGTCGACCTTTGGTTTGCCACGCTTTAAGCAGGCGGAGTTTATGACCCGTTTTCCGTTTTCAACCATCCGGCTGGCAGATCCAGATATCCCTCTACAGGTATCCATAAAAGGCTGGAGCCCCTTTATTCCCACGGATGAAGATAACAGCAGTCTTCCCGTTGGCGGGCTAGAATACACGTTTGTCAATAAAACCACACAGCCTGTCGACGCAGTCTTTTCATTTAACACCAAAAATTTTCTGGCGGATACGGCCGGGGCAGTCAACAGGATTGCCGGAACAAAAAATGGTTTTGTATTACAGCAGGAGGGGTTGAAAGAAAAACCCGAAACCGAAGGGCATTTTGCTGTTTTTACCAATGATGACCAGACGGTCGTTGATCATTGCTGGTTTCGTGGAGGCTGGTGGGATCCTCTAACGATGGCGTGGAATACCGTAAGGGATATGAAAATAAGAGCTACCGAACCCGTTGAAAAAGACGCGCCCGGTGCCTCGCTGTTTGTTCCATTTACCCTGCGTGCGGGGGGATCAAAAACAATCCGGCTGATGACCGGCTGGTACATCCCGGAAAGCAATATACATATTGGTGATGTCGTAACTGACGAGAAAAAAGATTGTACAACAGCAGAAGGCTGTTGTGCTGCTCCACAAGATCTGGGGGTTCAGAACGGACAGCAAAGCGCATCGCCCAATTATAAACCGTGGTACAGCAGCCGCTTTGCAAACGTGGAAGAAGTAGCCGGCTACTGGAGAAAAAATTATGATGACCTGCATGCGAAAAGCAAATTGTTTGCGGATACCTTTTACCGTTCCACCCTGCCCGCAGAAGTCATGGAAGCAGTAGCCGCTAACCTCACTATCTTAAAATCACCGACTTCCCTGCGCCAGTATGATGGCAGGTTCTGGGCCTGGGAGGGCTGCGGTGATGATGGGGGATGCTGTCATGGTTCCTGTACGCATGTCTGGAACTACGCGCAGGCGTTGCCGCATCTTTTCCCTGCACTGGAAAGAACATTACGCAATACGGAGTTTTGTGAGAACCAGGATAAGGCGGGACATCAGGCCTTCAGGGCCAATATGCCGATCAGCCCTTTGAAGCATGATTTTCATGCCGCTTCTGACGGCCAGTTGGGTGGTATTATGAAAGTGTACCGGGAGTGGCGCATCAGCGGGGACAATGCATGGTTAGAGCGTATCTATCCTGTCGTGGCAAAAAGTATGGATTATTGCATATCCACCTGGGATCCGAAAGGTAAGGGGGTGGTAGAGGAACCGCATCACAACACGTATGACATCGAATTCTGGGGTCCGGACGGTATGATCACCTCGTTTTACCTGGGTGCATTGACGGCTATGTTGTTGATGGGCAGGCACCTGAACAAAGATGTAGGCAAATATGAAGCACTTTACAGGAAAGGGAAAGTGCAATTGGAGACAAACCTCTATGACGGGGAATACTTTTACCAGGATATCGAATATAAAAACCTGGAGGCCGAAAACCCGGCAAAGGCCAAATCATTCGGCGGAGAGTACTCTGCTGAAGCAGTGGACATATTGAAGCAAGAAGGACCAAAATACCAGTATGGAAAAGGTTGTTTAAGTGACGGTATTCTCGGCGCGTGGATCGGCAGTATGTGTGCATTGCCTCCTTTCGTGGACGATCAAAAAGTACGGAGTCACCTGCTGGCAGTACACCGGTATAACCTGAAAACATCATTGCTGGAGCATGCCAATCCCCAGAGACCGGCTTATGCACTGGGGAATGAAGGGGGATTGTTATTGTGCACCTGGCCAAAGGGTGGCAAACTTTCCCTGCCTTTTGTATACAGTGATGAGGTCTGGACCGGGATAGAATACCAGGTAGCCGCCCACCTGATGGAAATGGGACAGGTGCAGGAAGGCCTGGATATTGTAAGGTTATGCCGTAATCGTTACGATGGCAGGGTACGCAACCCCTTTAACGAGTATGAATGTGGTCACTGGTATGCGCGGGCCATGAGTAGTTATGGTATGTTGCAGGCCTTAACAGGTGTCCGTTATGATGCGGTGGACAGAACCCTGCACATCCGTTCGCGCGTGGGTGACTTCACTTCCTTCCTTTCAACCGCCACCGGGTTTGGTACCGTAACATTAAAAGCCGGCAAACCTTCGCTCAGCGTCGTTTACGGCAGGATCGAAGCGGACACTATCCTGGTCAATGGCAAAAAAGTGTCATGA
- a CDS encoding GTP-binding protein — protein MKIHLLSGFLGSGKTTAVSTACEILQQANVSVAVITNDQGSVLVDSRVFRHKGIPDRQVVNGCFCCNYTQLEDRIGELMDAHRPTVIFAESVGSCTDIVATVMKPLLLSGQAIEVSFSSFADIRLLHLLYIRQEPVFSPEVRYIFQKQLEEASTIVLTRADLADTRDTAAVQAFLQTSYPGKKILLINGYDPASIRIWLDNVGTGTSSIQGPALDIDYAVYGAGESRLAWLDEVLQIENGNGRAPEEAAWLAAEIYRNLTTLGLPVGHLKMSIDGVVKISYTANGGGWAGGALPPGKTAAVVINARVETDPGTLQNIVGNAVAALRHTRNTGVRQISSAAFVPGFPKPQHRITTNIDA, from the coding sequence ATGAAAATACACCTCCTGAGCGGATTTTTAGGCAGCGGTAAAACTACCGCTGTCTCCACCGCATGTGAGATCCTTCAACAGGCAAATGTATCCGTGGCTGTAATTACGAACGATCAGGGTTCGGTCCTGGTAGATTCCCGGGTGTTCCGTCATAAAGGTATTCCGGACAGGCAGGTGGTCAATGGTTGCTTCTGCTGCAATTATACGCAACTGGAAGACCGTATTGGCGAACTAATGGACGCACACCGACCCACAGTGATTTTTGCCGAATCGGTTGGTTCCTGTACCGACATCGTCGCAACGGTCATGAAACCGCTGCTGCTTTCCGGGCAGGCAATCGAGGTAAGTTTTTCCAGCTTTGCCGATATCCGCCTGCTGCACCTGCTGTATATACGGCAGGAGCCTGTGTTTAGCCCGGAAGTACGGTATATTTTTCAAAAGCAACTCGAGGAAGCCTCCACCATCGTACTTACCCGGGCGGATCTTGCTGATACACGCGATACCGCAGCGGTGCAGGCTTTTTTACAAACCAGTTATCCGGGCAAAAAAATACTGCTCATCAATGGTTACGATCCTGCCAGCATCAGGATTTGGCTGGATAACGTCGGAACAGGAACATCCTCCATACAGGGTCCTGCCCTGGATATCGACTATGCGGTCTACGGTGCCGGCGAGTCCAGGCTTGCATGGCTGGATGAAGTGCTGCAGATTGAAAACGGAAACGGCCGGGCGCCGGAAGAAGCTGCATGGCTGGCTGCGGAAATATACCGGAATCTGACCACGCTCGGACTGCCTGTCGGCCACCTTAAAATGTCCATCGACGGGGTTGTCAAAATCAGTTATACGGCAAACGGAGGCGGATGGGCCGGGGGGGCATTACCCCCTGGCAAGACAGCAGCAGTTGTTATCAATGCCAGGGTTGAGACAGATCCCGGTACGCTTCAAAATATCGTCGGTAATGCTGTTGCGGCTTTGCGGCACACCCGTAACACTGGTGTCCGACAAATCAGTTCAGCCGCTTTTGTACCCGGCTTTCCAAAACCACAGCACCGTATCACTACGAATATTGATGCATGA
- a CDS encoding MIP/aquaporin family protein yields MNNRQFLAEMTGTFAIVFCGTGAVIVNTATAGMLSHAGVAMTWGLIVMTMIYTFGERSGAHFNPAVSIALVAAQKLPARSLCWYILSQCAGALMASALLRILFPGDVSLGTTAPAGTAQQSFLLEVCLSFLLMLVILHLSTASKETGLFSGVIVGGVVGLEAMFAGPVCGASMNPARSLAPALISGQTVYLWLYVLAPVTGMLLAVPVHRHVSNSCVRSAAGSAR; encoded by the coding sequence ATGAACAACAGACAATTTTTAGCTGAAATGACGGGGACTTTTGCTATTGTGTTCTGCGGGACCGGTGCGGTGATTGTCAATACTGCTACTGCCGGTATGCTTTCCCATGCCGGGGTGGCGATGACCTGGGGGCTGATAGTCATGACCATGATTTATACATTCGGAGAGCGTTCAGGCGCACATTTTAATCCTGCGGTAAGTATCGCCTTGGTTGCTGCACAAAAACTGCCGGCCCGCTCTCTGTGTTGGTATATCCTGAGCCAGTGTGCCGGCGCTCTGATGGCGAGCGCGCTACTGCGAATTTTATTTCCGGGAGATGTATCACTGGGTACGACTGCGCCGGCGGGAACAGCACAGCAATCATTCCTGCTGGAAGTGTGCCTTTCCTTTCTCCTCATGCTGGTCATCCTTCATCTTTCCACCGCAAGCAAAGAGACAGGATTGTTCAGCGGGGTAATTGTTGGAGGAGTGGTCGGCCTGGAAGCCATGTTTGCAGGTCCTGTCTGCGGGGCATCGATGAATCCGGCGCGATCACTCGCACCGGCGCTCATTTCGGGTCAGACCGTTTATTTATGGTTGTATGTCCTGGCTCCCGTCACCGGTATGTTGCTGGCGGTACCTGTGCATCGCCATGTGAGCAATTCCTGTGTAAGGTCTGCGGCGGGAAGTGCCCGCTAG